The Castor canadensis chromosome X, mCasCan1.hap1v2, whole genome shotgun sequence genome includes a region encoding these proteins:
- the Tfe3 gene encoding transcription factor E3 isoform X2, translated as MSSSSSSRVLLRQQLMRAQAQEQERRERREQAAAAPFPNPAPASPAISVVGVSAGGHTLGRPPPAQVPREVLKVQTHLENPTRYHLQQARRQQVKQYLSTTLGPKLASQALTPPPGPASAQPLPAPEASHATGPTGSAPNSPMALLTIGSSSEKEIDDVIDEIISLESSYNDEMLSYLPGGTAGLQLPSTLPVSGNLLDVYSSQGVATPAITVSNSCPAELPNIKREISETEAKALLKERQKKDNHNLIERRRRFNINDRIKELGTLIPKSNDPEMRWNKGTILKASVDYIRKLQKEQQRSKDLESRQRSLEQANRSLQLRIQELELQAQIHGLPVPPTPGLLSLATTSTSDSLKPEQLDIEEESRPGAATFHVAGGAAQNAPHQPPAPPSDALLDLHFPSDHLGDLGDPFHLGLEDILMEEEEGVVGGLSGGALSPLRAASDPLLSSVSPAVSKASSRRSSFSMEEES; from the exons ATGTCGTCATCCTCTTCATCGAGGGTCTTGCTGCGGCAGCAGCTCATGAGGGCCCAGGCCCAGGAGCAGGAGAGGCGTGAGCGTCGAGAACAGGCTGCAGCTGCTCCTTTCCCCAATCCTGCACCTGCCTCTCCTGCTATCTCTGTGGTCGGCGTTTCTGCTGGGGGCCACACATTGGGCCGTCCACCCCCTGCGCAGGTGCCCAGGGAAGTACTCAAG GTACAAACCCACCTGGAAAACCCAACACGCTACCACCTGCAGCAGGCACGCCGGCAGCAGGTGAAACAGTACCTGTCCACCACACTTGGACCCAAACTGGCTTCCCAGGCCCTCACTCCACCTCCAGGGCCTGCAAGTGCCCAGCCACTGCCTGCCCCTGAGGCTTCCCATGCCACTGGCCCCACAGGCAGTGCTCCCAACAGCCCTATGGCGCTGCTCACCATCGGCTCCAGTTCAGAGAAGGAG ATTGATGATGTCATTGATGAGATCATCAGCCTGGAGTCCAGTTACAATGACGAAATGCTCAGCTATCTGCCTGGAGGCACTGCAGGACTACAGCTCCCAAGCACG CTGCCTGTGTCAGGGAACCTGCTTGATGTGTATAGCAGTCAGGGTGTGGCTACGCCAGCCATCACTGTCAGCAACTCCTGCCCAGCTGAGCTACCCAACATCAAACGGGAGATCTCCG AAACTGAGGCCAAGGCCCTTTTGAAGGAACGGCAGAAGAAAGACAATCACAACCTAA TTGAGCGTCGCAGGCGATTCAACATTAACGATAGGATCAAGGAGCTGGGCACTCTCATCCCCAAGTCCAATGACCC GGAAATGCGCTGGAACAAGGGCACCATCCTGAAGGCCTCTGTGGATTACATCCGCAAGTTACAGAAGGAGCAGCAGCGCTCCAAAGACCTGGAGAGCCGCCAGCGATCCTTGGAGCAGGCCAACCGCAGCCTGCAGCTCCGAATTCAG GAGCTAGAACTGCAGGCCCAGATCCATGGTCTGCCAGTACCTCCCACCCCAGGGCTGCTCTCCCTGGCTACGACTTCAACGTCCGACAGCCTCAAGCCAGAGCAGCTGGACATTGAGGAGGAGAGCAGGCCAGGCGCAGCAACATTTCATGTGGCAGGGGGAGCTGCCCAGAATGCCCCCCACCAGCCCCCAGCACCGCCCTCAGATGCCCTTCTGGACCTGCACTTTCCCAGCGACCACTTGGGGGATCTGGGTGACCCCTTCCACCTGGGGCTGGAGGACAttctgatggaggaggaggaaggggtggTGGGAGGACTGTCTGGGGGTGCCCTGTCCCCATTGCGGGCTGCCTCTGACCCCCTGCTCTCTTCGGTATCCCCGGCTGTCTCCAAGGCCAGCAGCCGCCGCAGCAGCTTCAGCATGGAGGAAGAGTCCTGA
- the Tfe3 gene encoding transcription factor E3 isoform X1, whose translation MSHAAKPALDGVEASAEGPRAVFVLLEERRPADSAQLLSLNSLLPESGIVADIELENILDPDSFYELKSQPLPLRSSLPISLQATPATPATLSASSSAGGSRTPAMSSSSSSRVLLRQQLMRAQAQEQERRERREQAAAAPFPNPAPASPAISVVGVSAGGHTLGRPPPAQVPREVLKVQTHLENPTRYHLQQARRQQVKQYLSTTLGPKLASQALTPPPGPASAQPLPAPEASHATGPTGSAPNSPMALLTIGSSSEKEIDDVIDEIISLESSYNDEMLSYLPGGTAGLQLPSTLPVSGNLLDVYSSQGVATPAITVSNSCPAELPNIKREISETEAKALLKERQKKDNHNLIERRRRFNINDRIKELGTLIPKSNDPEMRWNKGTILKASVDYIRKLQKEQQRSKDLESRQRSLEQANRSLQLRIQELELQAQIHGLPVPPTPGLLSLATTSTSDSLKPEQLDIEEESRPGAATFHVAGGAAQNAPHQPPAPPSDALLDLHFPSDHLGDLGDPFHLGLEDILMEEEEGVVGGLSGGALSPLRAASDPLLSSVSPAVSKASSRRSSFSMEEES comes from the exons ATGTCTCATGCGGCCAAGCCAGCTCTGGACGGCGTAGAGGCCAGCGCAGAGGGCCCTCGAGCCGTGTTCGTGCTGTTGGAGGAGCGGAGGCCGGCCGACTCGGCCCAGCTGCTCAG CCTGAACTCTTTGCTTCCGGAATCCGGGATTGTTGCTGACATTGAATTAGAAAACATCCTTGATCCTGACAGTTTCTACGAACTCAAAAGCCAGCCTCTCCCCCTGCGCTCCAG CCTCCCAATATCACTGCAGGCCACGCCAGCCACCCCAGCTACACTCTCTGCATCGTCTTCTGCAGGGGGCTCCAGGACCCCTGCCATGTCGTCATCCTCTTCATCGAGGGTCTTGCTGCGGCAGCAGCTCATGAGGGCCCAGGCCCAGGAGCAGGAGAGGCGTGAGCGTCGAGAACAGGCTGCAGCTGCTCCTTTCCCCAATCCTGCACCTGCCTCTCCTGCTATCTCTGTGGTCGGCGTTTCTGCTGGGGGCCACACATTGGGCCGTCCACCCCCTGCGCAGGTGCCCAGGGAAGTACTCAAG GTACAAACCCACCTGGAAAACCCAACACGCTACCACCTGCAGCAGGCACGCCGGCAGCAGGTGAAACAGTACCTGTCCACCACACTTGGACCCAAACTGGCTTCCCAGGCCCTCACTCCACCTCCAGGGCCTGCAAGTGCCCAGCCACTGCCTGCCCCTGAGGCTTCCCATGCCACTGGCCCCACAGGCAGTGCTCCCAACAGCCCTATGGCGCTGCTCACCATCGGCTCCAGTTCAGAGAAGGAG ATTGATGATGTCATTGATGAGATCATCAGCCTGGAGTCCAGTTACAATGACGAAATGCTCAGCTATCTGCCTGGAGGCACTGCAGGACTACAGCTCCCAAGCACG CTGCCTGTGTCAGGGAACCTGCTTGATGTGTATAGCAGTCAGGGTGTGGCTACGCCAGCCATCACTGTCAGCAACTCCTGCCCAGCTGAGCTACCCAACATCAAACGGGAGATCTCCG AAACTGAGGCCAAGGCCCTTTTGAAGGAACGGCAGAAGAAAGACAATCACAACCTAA TTGAGCGTCGCAGGCGATTCAACATTAACGATAGGATCAAGGAGCTGGGCACTCTCATCCCCAAGTCCAATGACCC GGAAATGCGCTGGAACAAGGGCACCATCCTGAAGGCCTCTGTGGATTACATCCGCAAGTTACAGAAGGAGCAGCAGCGCTCCAAAGACCTGGAGAGCCGCCAGCGATCCTTGGAGCAGGCCAACCGCAGCCTGCAGCTCCGAATTCAG GAGCTAGAACTGCAGGCCCAGATCCATGGTCTGCCAGTACCTCCCACCCCAGGGCTGCTCTCCCTGGCTACGACTTCAACGTCCGACAGCCTCAAGCCAGAGCAGCTGGACATTGAGGAGGAGAGCAGGCCAGGCGCAGCAACATTTCATGTGGCAGGGGGAGCTGCCCAGAATGCCCCCCACCAGCCCCCAGCACCGCCCTCAGATGCCCTTCTGGACCTGCACTTTCCCAGCGACCACTTGGGGGATCTGGGTGACCCCTTCCACCTGGGGCTGGAGGACAttctgatggaggaggaggaaggggtggTGGGAGGACTGTCTGGGGGTGCCCTGTCCCCATTGCGGGCTGCCTCTGACCCCCTGCTCTCTTCGGTATCCCCGGCTGTCTCCAAGGCCAGCAGCCGCCGCAGCAGCTTCAGCATGGAGGAAGAGTCCTGA